In a single window of the Diospyros lotus cultivar Yz01 chromosome 10, ASM1463336v1, whole genome shotgun sequence genome:
- the LOC127811647 gene encoding uncharacterized protein At5g19025 produces MRHHLLSSTIAMAPSSISLYKQPHHHHHHHHHHKKPSNPNPSSTATAAHSSIPCKHSPSATLDILILVLVLFSGAFLITSYFSYIFQSLSLLLPPLSHSTALLRRDSAMLYFIGFVLFFVLTLVLVEICYGYRSKKCDNPRCKGLKKAMEFDLQLQTEECLRSAAAAVREIDELPWKGGSEGNPDYECLRMELRKMAPPNGRAVLLFRAKCGCPVAKLEGWGAKRGRRHKKGLVPHGGGDHR; encoded by the coding sequence ATGCGCCATCACCTCCTCTCCTCCACCATCGCCATGGCCCCCTCCTCAATTTCTCTCTACAAACAaccccaccaccaccaccaccaccaccaccaccacaaaAAACCctcaaaccctaaccctagctCTACCGCCACCGCCGCCCATTCCTCTATCCCCTGTAAACACTCCCCATCGGCCACACTCGACATCCTCATCCTCGTTCTCGTCCTTTTCTCAGGCGCGTTCCTCATCACCTCCTACTTCTCCTACATCTTCCAGtccctctctctccttctcccccctctctctcactccaCCGCCCTCCTCCGCCGCGACTCCGCCATGCTTTACTTCATTGGCTTCGTGCTGTTCTTCGTCCTCACCCTCGTTTTGGTCGAGATCTGTTACGGTTACCGGTCGAAGAAGTGCGATAACCCTAGGTGCAAGGGGCTGAAGAAGGCGATGGAGTTCGATTTGCAGCTCCAGACGGAGGAGTGCCTGAGATCGGCCGCCGCGGCGGTGAGAGAGATCGATGAACTTCCCTGGAAGGGCGGCAGTGAGGGAAACCCCGACTACGAGTGCTTGAGAATGGAGCTGAGGAAGATGGCGCCGCCAAATGGGCGGGCGGTGCTGCTCTTCCGGGCCAAGTGCGGCTGCCCCGTGGCGAAGCTTGAGGGTTGGGGAGCAAAGCGCGGTCGCCGGCACAAGAA
- the LOC127812054 gene encoding uncharacterized protein LOC127812054 isoform X2 yields the protein MSCLASCCASMTCGLCTSVASGISKRSARIAYCGLFGVSLIVSWVLREVGAPLLRKIPCFVSKFGAGLFLLVQVVILLDATHSWNDSWVAKDEHKWYYALLGVSVACYIAAFTISGVLFIWFNPSGHDCGLNIFFLVMTMILAFAFAVIALHPSVNGSLLPASVISVYCAYICYTALSSEPRDYVCNGLHNKSAVSTGTLVVGMLMTVLSVLYSALRAGSSTTFLSPPSSPKLADKKPLLDAELEEGKEKKDKESRPVSYSYTFFHLIFALASMYSGMLLSGWTSSSESSDLIDVGWTSVWVRICSEWVTAALYVWTLLAPIFFPDREF from the exons atgtCGTGCTTGGCGTCGTGCTGTGCGTCGATGACATGCGGTCTCTGCACATCGGTGGCATCTGGCATCTCCAAGCGCTCAGCTCGAATTGCATACTGCGGCCTCTTCGGCGTCTCCTTGATCGTTTCTTGGGTCCTTAGAGAAGTCGGTGCCCCTCTCCTCCGCAAAATCCCAT GCTTTGTATCAAAGTTTGGGGCAGGTTTATTTTTATTGGTCCAAGTGGTCATATTGTTAGATGCCACACACTCGTGGAACGACTCATGGGTTGCTAAAGATGAGCACAAGTG GTATTATGCTTTACTTGGTGTATCAGTTGCATGCTATATTGCAGCATTTACAATTTCAGGGGTGCTGTTTATTTGGTTCAATCCTTCTGGTCATGATTGTGGTCTCAACATCTTCTTTCTTGTCATGACCATGATTCTGGCGTTTGCATTTGCTGTTATTGCTTTACATCCATCG GTGAATGGAAGCCTCTTGCCTGCTTCTGTGATATCCGTTTATTGTGCCTACATATGCTACACGGCTCTCTCATCGGAACCTCGAGATTACGTGTGCAATGGCCTTCACAACAAATCAGCAGTGTCTACAGGCACCCTTGTCGTTGGGATGCTGATGACGGTTCTCTCTGTTCTTTACTCTGCCCTTCGTGCAGGATCTTCAACAACCTTTTTATCTCCACCCTCTTCACCCAAGTTAG CTGACAAGAAACCCCTTCTTGACGCGGAGttggaagaaggaaaggaaaagaaggataAAGAGTCCCGACCAGTCAGTTACTCCTATACGTTCTTCCATTTGATATTTGCTCTGGCTAGCATGTACTCGGGCATGCTTCTTTCGGGATGGACCAGCTCCTCTGAGAGCTCGGATCTGATTGATGTTGGCTGGACATCAGTCTGGGTTCGGATCTGCAGTGAGTGGGTCACTGCTGCGCTGTATGTCTGGACCCTCCTTGCTCCTATCTTCTTTCCCGATCGCGAGTTCTAG
- the LOC127812054 gene encoding uncharacterized protein LOC127812054 isoform X1 has translation MSCLASCCASMTCGLCTSVASGISKRSARIAYCGLFGVSLIVSWVLREVGAPLLRKIPWINTSETYSKEWYQIEAVLRVSLGNFLFFAILALLMIGVKDQNDRRDSWHHGGWTAKIVIWVLLIILMFFMPNIVITIYGFVSKFGAGLFLLVQVVILLDATHSWNDSWVAKDEHKWYYALLGVSVACYIAAFTISGVLFIWFNPSGHDCGLNIFFLVMTMILAFAFAVIALHPSVNGSLLPASVISVYCAYICYTALSSEPRDYVCNGLHNKSAVSTGTLVVGMLMTVLSVLYSALRAGSSTTFLSPPSSPKLADKKPLLDAELEEGKEKKDKESRPVSYSYTFFHLIFALASMYSGMLLSGWTSSSESSDLIDVGWTSVWVRICSEWVTAALYVWTLLAPIFFPDREF, from the exons atgtCGTGCTTGGCGTCGTGCTGTGCGTCGATGACATGCGGTCTCTGCACATCGGTGGCATCTGGCATCTCCAAGCGCTCAGCTCGAATTGCATACTGCGGCCTCTTCGGCGTCTCCTTGATCGTTTCTTGGGTCCTTAGAGAAGTCGGTGCCCCTCTCCTCCGCAAAATCCCAT GGATAAACACTTCTGAAACTTACTCGAAGGAATGGTATCAAATAGAAGCAGTTCTTCGTGTTAGCTTGGGGAATTTCTTGTTTTTTGCAATACTTGCTCTTTTGATGATAGGCGTGAAGGATCAAAATGACAGGCGTGATTCTTGGCACCATGGTGGATGGACAGCTAAAATTGTGATTTGGGTTCTGCTCATCATCCTTATGTTTTTCATGCCAAACATAGTCATAACAATTTACG GCTTTGTATCAAAGTTTGGGGCAGGTTTATTTTTATTGGTCCAAGTGGTCATATTGTTAGATGCCACACACTCGTGGAACGACTCATGGGTTGCTAAAGATGAGCACAAGTG GTATTATGCTTTACTTGGTGTATCAGTTGCATGCTATATTGCAGCATTTACAATTTCAGGGGTGCTGTTTATTTGGTTCAATCCTTCTGGTCATGATTGTGGTCTCAACATCTTCTTTCTTGTCATGACCATGATTCTGGCGTTTGCATTTGCTGTTATTGCTTTACATCCATCG GTGAATGGAAGCCTCTTGCCTGCTTCTGTGATATCCGTTTATTGTGCCTACATATGCTACACGGCTCTCTCATCGGAACCTCGAGATTACGTGTGCAATGGCCTTCACAACAAATCAGCAGTGTCTACAGGCACCCTTGTCGTTGGGATGCTGATGACGGTTCTCTCTGTTCTTTACTCTGCCCTTCGTGCAGGATCTTCAACAACCTTTTTATCTCCACCCTCTTCACCCAAGTTAG CTGACAAGAAACCCCTTCTTGACGCGGAGttggaagaaggaaaggaaaagaaggataAAGAGTCCCGACCAGTCAGTTACTCCTATACGTTCTTCCATTTGATATTTGCTCTGGCTAGCATGTACTCGGGCATGCTTCTTTCGGGATGGACCAGCTCCTCTGAGAGCTCGGATCTGATTGATGTTGGCTGGACATCAGTCTGGGTTCGGATCTGCAGTGAGTGGGTCACTGCTGCGCTGTATGTCTGGACCCTCCTTGCTCCTATCTTCTTTCCCGATCGCGAGTTCTAG
- the LOC127810859 gene encoding small polypeptide DEVIL 10-like, whose amino-acid sequence MARMGKRYGKWKRMVKQQRARLYIMRVCISMLLCWHKYS is encoded by the coding sequence ATGGCAAGGATGGGGAAGAGGTATGGCAAGTGGAAGAGAATGGTGAAACAACAGAGAGCAAGACTCTATATCATGAGGGTCTGCATCTCTATGCTTCTGTGTTGGCATAAGTACTCCTAA